The Lutibacter profundi region GGAGCTTTTAAATTCAATTTTTTTGAGTGAAAAGGTAACAGATTACGTTTTTTATTTAAATGGATCAGATGATATAGAAGTGCAAAATAAATTATATAGGAATGCCATAAATGAGGTATTTAAAAAGATAGGAGACAATTTATTATTAAAAAAGGAACTCTTAATTACTTTAATGTATAATTTTTCACAACTTGAAAATGTTGTTTTAATTGATTACTTAATAAATAATTTTTACAATAAATTACCTGAAGAGCTTAAAGATGAAACTACAATAAATCAAATTCAAGATAAAGTAAAACTGGCTGTTGGTAAAAAAGCTCCAGATTTTTCTTTTGAAAAAAACGGAAAAAAAATTTCACTCTCTGAATTAAATAGTGCAGCAAATTATATCCTTGTTTTTTGGAGTACAGGATGTTCACATTGTTTAAATGAAATGCCTAAACTATATGATTATACAAAAAATAAAACGAATATTCATGTAGTAGCTTTTGCCATGGAAAACGATGATATAGATTTTAACAAGTACAATTCTATATTTACAGCATGGACCAATATTTTAGGGTTAAAAAAATGGCAAAACCCAATTGCACGAGAATACCAAATTACTTCTACACCAACGTATTTTATTTTAGATAAGGATAAAAAAATTATTGCAAAACCAGAACATTTTGAAGATGTAAAAGCCTTTTTTGAAAAATAAAAAATATTTTATCCGTTGTAAATAGTTACACTAAATTAGTGATATTTTGTTAGTTGTATCATAAAATATATTGTTTACACTAAAAGAAGTTCCTTATTTTTTATATATTTGAAAATGAGAAATCTTTATTTAGGAAGGTTTTAAAAAGAGATTAGTCCCCAACGTACCCAAAAATAACGAATTAATATGTCTTGTAATTCAGGTAGTATACATGAGTTTGTACCAACCCCTTCAAATTTGTGGAATAAAAAACACGTACAGCATTTTTATAGACGTGTAGGTTTTGGAGCATACACAAATGAAATAGAGCAAGCATTAGCATTAACGCCTTCAAATTTTGTTGAGAACACAATAAATAAAGCGGTAAACTTACCTTTAGAAACACCTCCTTCATGGTTTGAAATGGTTGAAAGTGATTACACAAATATTGATGAGCAAATGCAAGAGCAGCATAAGGAATTGTATTTAACTTGGGAAAAAGACATGTTAAATAATCCTCTTAGAGGTAGGTTTACGCTGTTTTGGAGCAACCACTTTGTTACACGTTTAGAAGATTATTGGTGCTCATCTTGGATGTATAATTATTACAGTATTCTTCAACAATATGCTTTTGGAAACTTTAAAGAGTTTGTTAAAGCAATTGGCTTATCACCAGCAATGCTAATATTTTTAAATGGCTATCAAAATTCAGCAACAGAACCAAATGAAAATTATGCGCGGGAATTATATGAGTTGTTTACCTTAGGTGTTAACAACGGATATACTCAAAGTGATATTGTTGAAACGGCTAAAGCTCTAACAGGATATACGGCTATTAATGAATATTGTGCACCTATTAGTTTTGATATAAACGATTTTGATAATTCTTCAAAAACTATTTTTGGAAAAACAGGAGATTGGGGATATAATGATGTTATAAATATTCTTTTTGAAGAAAGAGGTTATGAAGTAGCAACATTTATTTGTGAAAAATTATACAAATATTTTGTATCACCCGAGGTAGATTCAGCAATTGTATCTGAGTTGGCAGCTACATTTATTGCCAATGATTTTGAATTAGCACCTGTTTATAAGCAATTATTTAAAAGTGAACATTTTTTTGATAACAATGCTATTGGCATTGTAATAAAAAGTCCTTTTGACGTATTTAATATTTATTTTAGAGAAACTGGTTTTACCACCAACCCAGAACTGCTTTTAAACGTTATTTGGCTTACAAGTGAGATAGGACAAACATTATTTGAACCTATTGATGTAGCAGGTTGGCAAGGGAATCATGATTGGATAAACTCCAGTACGTTGGTTGGCAGATGGAATGCCTTTGAATATTATTTATGGTGGATTTGGGAAAATCACAATGAAAGTTTAAGAGATTTTGCAGTTAATTTAGCTGGAGAATCTAACGACCCTTTAGTTATTACTAAAATTATTATAGATCACTTACTTCCAAACGGTTTACAAACAGCAACGGATTATGGTATTGCAACAGCAGTTTTTAAAGATCAAGTTCCTCAAAATTATTTTGAAAATGGCACGTGGAATTTACAATGGGATACCGTGCCTTATCAGGTAATTGTTTTATTACTTTATATTGTTAGATTGCCTGAATTTCAACTAAAATAGTAAGCTATGAGAAGTAATAATTTACATACTAATTTTGATAAAAACCATGATAAAGAACATGCAGTTTGGAATCGTCGTTCATTTTTACAAGCTCTTGGTTTAGTTGGAGCAGGATCTATAATGTTAGGGAAAATACCCGTATCAGCATCAACAATTACTCCTTTAAGTAAAGCTTTAACGGCTTCTGAAAATGATAAAATTTTAATTATAGCAAGGCTAAAAGGAGGAAATGATGGCTTAAATACAGTAATACCATATTATGATTATGATACTTATGCAAATTTGAGACCAACCATAAGAATTAAACAAAATGATTCTTTTGCGCTTTCCAACGATTTTAAAATGCCTAATTATATGGATTCGTTACAAAATTTTTGGGAAGATGGAAAAATGAAGGTTGTACATGGCGTTGGGTATTCTAATCAAAGTTTATCTCATTTTAGTTCTGCAGATATTTGGTCTTCAGCAGGAAATAAAGGTGACAATTTACAAACAGGTGTTTTTGGGCGTTATCATGAAGATTTGTATCCAGATTATTTATTAAATCCACCTACAAGTCCTCCTGCAATACAAATAGGAAGTTTAAGTAATTTAATGTTTGTTGGTGATGAGGCAGGTTATGCCTTTTCAGTTGCAAATATTGATCAATTAGCTCAAATTGCCGAAAAAGGAACAGCATTTGATGTACAAAACTTACCTTCTTGTGATTATGGAAGTCAATTAGGTTTTATGAGAAATGTTAACAATTCAACGTTTAACTATGCGAGTGTAATTAACGAAGCGTATATAGATGCAAGTAATGATGTTTCTTATGAAAAAAATAATATCTCTAAACAATTTGCCTTAATTGCACGATTGATAAAAGGGAATTTAGGAACTAAAATATATATGGTTACGCTAGATGGTTTTGATACACATGCAGATCAACCAAATAAGCATGAAAAATTGATGGGTAATTTTACAAAAGCAATTTCTAATTTTTATGCAGATTTAGCAACTCAAAGTAAAGATAGTGATGTTTTAACAATGACCATTTCTGAATTTGGACGTAGATCAAAAGAAAATGCTTCAAATGGTACAGACCACGGAGCAGCATCTACAATGTTATTGTTTGGTGAAGGGCTTAACGGAAATGGTTTTGTAGGAAATCACCCAGATTTAAATAAGTTGAATAGCAATGGAAATATGGATTTCACTACAGATTTTAGAGATGTATATGCAACCATTTTAGAAAAGTGGTTGTGCATAGATAGTTCAATTGTAGATACTGTTTTATTAAACAATTATAACAGAGCTAATTTAGGATTGAGATGTTCTTCTGTAATAGATGATGGTACTGATATTTCTGATGTAAGTTTTAAACATTATCCCATTTATGGTAATGAAACTGTTTATGTAGAGTTTGTTTTATCCACAGCTATGGAGGTAGAAGTTCAACTTGTAAATATTTTAGGTCAAAACATTGGAGTAATTCACAAAGAGAGGTATTTAAAAGGTACGCACCGCGTTAATTTAAACCCACAAGCTAGAAGATATACACCAGGACATTATATTTACAGAATATTTGCAGAAGGAAAATCGTATAGCAAGTCAATTGTTCTCGTTAAATAACGAGCGTAATTTAACTACTAAAAATGTAAAAAAGCATCTTCTAAATGTTCAATATCAAAATTATTTTTATTTTTTAAAATAGATATAATATCAAATCGAACTTCAATATTTAAATCTTTTGAAATAACATATTCATTTACTGCTTCAACTAACAACTTTATTTTTTTTTGATTTACAAAATCTTGCGGATTTCCAAAATAATCTGACGATCGGGTTTTTACTTCCACAATAGCTAAAACAGCATCTTTTTGAGCAATAATATCCACTTCAGCTTTTTTAAATCGCCAATTACGATCTAAAATTTTATAATTGTTTTTTTGTAAAAACTGAACAGCTAATTCTTCTCCTTTTTTACCTAATTCATTGTGTTTAGCCATTTTTATTTTAAATTAATGAAAAGAGTTATTTAACAAATTTTATAAAAGCATGTTTTTTACCTACTTTCATTTCTATCTCTCTCCCTAAAAAAATAGCACGATTATCTTTGTCATGCCCAGCAGGAAAATCAAATACTATTGGGAAATCAAATTCTTTGGTAGCTTCTAAAATAATTTCTTCAACAGTTTGCCCAAAAGGAGTGGAATTGTCTTTAAGATTAGTCATTCCTCCTACAATTATTCCGTTACAATTTTTAAAATACCCGCTTCGTTTTAAAGCATAAACCATCCTATCAATATTATATAAGTATTCGCCAACATCTTCAATAAAAAGTATTTTTCCTTTCGTATTAATTGAAGATACAGAGCCAAGTAAACTTTGCAAAATAGATAAATTACCTCCAACTAATTGCCCTTTTGCTGTGCCTAGTTTGTTATAGGGTGAAGAAGTAATTTTATAATTTAAATTTTTTCCAAATAATGCTTTTTTAAACGTTTTTATGGTTTTAAGTCTATCTTTTTTTCTGACTTTCATATTTATAGGCATCATAGCGTGTAAAGTTTCATAACCTAAATTATGTATGTGACTGTGCAAAACAGTTATATCAGAATAGCCAATAATCCATTTAGGATTTTTTTTAAATTTGGTAAAGTTAAGTCCATCAATTATCCGAACAGTTCCATATCCACCTCTTCCACACCAAATTGCTTTTACAGCTTTATGGTCTAAAGCACTTTGAAAATCTTCTGTACGTTCGGCATCTGTTCCTGAAAAATGAAAATTACTTCCAAAAAGATGTTTTCCTAAAATTGCGTGTAATCCCCAACCTTCAACAAGTTCAATGGCTTTTTCAATAGGTTCTTTATCACTTAAAATTCCTGCGGGAGCAACAATAGCTATGGTATCTCCTGCTTTTAAATAAGCAGGTTTTATAAGTGTGGTATTTTGCGCGTTTATATTGAAGTTGAATAATAAACTACAGAACAATGAAATAGGTAACAGTTTTAAGGTTGAAATTTTTAGCATAAATACTCTTTTTGTAAAAATACTATAATTATATAGAAAGCCAAATTAATACAAGAGATAGAAATTAGGTGTAATTCAGCGCTTAACAAATCTAAAAATCAACATTAATTCCTATTTTTGTACTTTCTTAAATAAAAATGAATGAGCAATTTTAAAAGATATACAATTACAGCAGCTTTACCTTACACAAACGGCCCAGTTCATATTGGGCATTTAGCGGGCGTTTATATTCCTGCCGATATCTACGCACGGTATTTGCGAGTTAAAGGAAATGACGTAGCTTATATTTGCGGTTCAGATGAACATGGTGTTCCTATTACTATAAAAGCTAAGAAAGAAGGGGTTACACCACAAGACATTGTAGATAAGTACCATGCTATTATTAAAAAATCATTTCATGATTTTGGTATCTCTTTTGATAACTATTCTCGAACAACGGCAGAGGTTCATCATAAAACGGCTTCCGATTTTTTTAAGAAATTATACAACGAAGGTAAATTTATTGAAGAATCATCAGAACAATTATTTGATGAAGAAGCAAATCAGTTTTTAGCTGATAGATTTGTTATAGGAACTTGCCCTAAATGTGGAAATGAAGAAAGTTATGGCGATCAATGTGAGGCATGCGGAACAAGCCATAATGCAACAGATTTAATCAACCCAAAATCTGCAATTACAGGAAACATACCAACCACCAAAGTTACGAAACACTGGTATTTACCCTTAAATGAATACGAAAAATGGTTACGCGAATGGATTGTTGAAGGTCATAAAAAAGATTGGAAAACCAATGTGTTAGGACAAGTAAAATCGTGGTTAGATGATGGATTAAAACCAAGAGCAGTAACACGAGATTTAGATTGGGGAATTCCTGTTCCGGTTGAAGGAGCTGAAGGGAAAGTGCTGTATGTTTGGTTTGACGCGCCTATTGGTTATATTTCATCTACTAAAGAATGGGCAGCTAGAGAAGGGAAAGACTGGGAATTGTACTGGAAAGATAAAAACACAAAATTAGTTCATTTTATAGGAAAAGATAATATTGTTTTTCACTGTATTATTTTCCCGGCAATGTTAAAAGCTGAAGGAAGTTTTATTTTACCTGAAAATGTTCCTGCAAATGAATTTTTAAATTTAGAAGGTGATAAAATATCTACTTCAAAAAATTGGGCAGTTTGGTTACACGAATATTTAGAAGATTTTCCAGACAAACAAGATGTATTGCGTTACGCTTTAACGGCAAATGCTCCTGAAACAAAAGATAACGATTTTACTTGGAAAGATTTTCAAGCAAGAAATAATAATGAGTTAGTTGCCATTTTTGGTAATTTTATCAATAGAGTGGTGGTATTAACCAATAAATATTTTGATGGCATTGTACCTCAACCAAATGAATTTGATGAGGTTGATATAAAAACCTTGGCTAAAATGAATCAATATCCAGTCATTATTGAAAATTCAATTGAACGCTACCGATTTAGAGAAGCCTCACAAGAGCTTTTAAACTTAGCTAGATTAGGAAATAAATATTTGGCTGATGAAGAACCTTGGAAACAAATAAAAACAAATCCAGAACGCGTAAAAAGCATATTGTATGTTGCTTTGCAAATTGCAACCAGCTTAGCTGTTGTTTGTGAACCGTTTTTGCCTTTTACTTCAAAAAAGTTAAAAGGAATTTTAAATGTCACATCAAGCGCAGTCGAGATGTCATGGGATTCAATTAAAACATCAAAAGAATTAATTGCTCCAAACCATAAAATTAACAAACCTGAATTATTATTTGCAAAAATTGAAGATGCTGAAGTACAAACTCAACTAAATAAATTAGAAGCTACAAAACAAGCCAATGAAGCTTCAACTAAAATAGTAGAACCTCAAAAAGAGACTATTGAGTTTGATGATTTTACGAAGTTAGATATGCGAGTAGGAACTATTATTGAAGCGGTAAAAATACCAAAAACAAAAAAATTACTACAATTAAAAGTAGATGTGGGTATTGATACAAGAACCATAGTTTCTGGTATTGCAGAAAGTTTTAAACCCGAAGATATTATTGGACAAAAAGTTACGGTTTTGGTTAATTTAGCACCTCGAAAATTGCGTGGTGTTGAAAGTCAGGGAATGCTATTAATGACTGATACCCCTGACGGGAAATTAGCATTTATTGAGCCTGAAAATGATTCAGTAGCTAATGGTGAACAGGTGAGTTAAAAATTTAAAATCTTTAGAGCCATGCTCAACTTGTTTCAGCATCTCATAGTGTAGAGTGAGACCCCTGAAATAAATTCAGGGTCACGAATAATTGTTTAGCTATATTTAACAAATCACAATCCATGCAATTACTAAACTACATAAAATCACAAACAAACCTTCCTGAAAATGGAATTAAAAATACTATTGAACTTCTAAATGAAGACTGTACCATTCCATTTATTTCAAGATACAGAAAAGAACGTACTGGAAATCTAGATGAAGTTCAACTAGGAGATATTGTTAAATATAAAACACAATTTGAAGAGTTAGCAAAGCGTAAAACCACTATTTTAAAGGCTTTAAAAGAGCAAGGTGTTTTAACCGATGAATTACATCAAAAAATTGAAACAACTTCTAATTTAACAAGCTTAGAAGATATATATCTCCCTTACAAAAAAAAGCGTAAAACAAAAGCTGAAACAGCTCGTAAAAATGGTTTAGAGCCCTTGGCAAAAATGATTATGAGCCAGCGGGTTAATAATTTAGAATATACTGCTTCAAAGTACATTAATAATGAAATTAAAAATAGAGATTTAGCTCTTGAAGGAGCTCGTTTTATAATAGCCGAATGGGTAAATGAACGCACAGATATTAGAAATATTATACGGTATCAATTAGAAAAATTTGCAACCTTAACTACAAAAGCTATTAAATTAAAAATAGCCGAAGAAAAAGCACAGAAATTTAGAGATTATTTTAACTGGACAGAACCCTTAAACCGTTGTCCTTCTCATCGTTTTTTAGCAATTTTGAGGGCAGAAAAAGAAGGTTTTATTCGGGTTAAAATAGAAATAGATAATGAAAAAGCTATAGATAAGATTGAACAAAGAATAATTCGAATACATACTAATTGTTCCAAACAAATACAGTTAGCCATACAAGATGCGTATAAACGCTTATTGTTTCCTGCTTTATCAAATGAAATATTAACGAAAGCAAAACACAAAGCAGATGATAATGCTATTGAGGTTTTTGCTAAAAATTTAAAACAGTTATTGTTAGGAGCTCCTTTAGGAGAGAAAAACATTTTAGCCATAGACCCT contains the following coding sequences:
- a CDS encoding S66 peptidase family protein, yielding MLKISTLKLLPISLFCSLLFNFNINAQNTTLIKPAYLKAGDTIAIVAPAGILSDKEPIEKAIELVEGWGLHAILGKHLFGSNFHFSGTDAERTEDFQSALDHKAVKAIWCGRGGYGTVRIIDGLNFTKFKKNPKWIIGYSDITVLHSHIHNLGYETLHAMMPINMKVRKKDRLKTIKTFKKALFGKNLNYKITSSPYNKLGTAKGQLVGGNLSILQSLLGSVSSINTKGKILFIEDVGEYLYNIDRMVYALKRSGYFKNCNGIIVGGMTNLKDNSTPFGQTVEEIILEATKEFDFPIVFDFPAGHDKDNRAIFLGREIEMKVGKKHAFIKFVK
- a CDS encoding DUF1800 domain-containing protein — protein: MSCNSGSIHEFVPTPSNLWNKKHVQHFYRRVGFGAYTNEIEQALALTPSNFVENTINKAVNLPLETPPSWFEMVESDYTNIDEQMQEQHKELYLTWEKDMLNNPLRGRFTLFWSNHFVTRLEDYWCSSWMYNYYSILQQYAFGNFKEFVKAIGLSPAMLIFLNGYQNSATEPNENYARELYELFTLGVNNGYTQSDIVETAKALTGYTAINEYCAPISFDINDFDNSSKTIFGKTGDWGYNDVINILFEERGYEVATFICEKLYKYFVSPEVDSAIVSELAATFIANDFELAPVYKQLFKSEHFFDNNAIGIVIKSPFDVFNIYFRETGFTTNPELLLNVIWLTSEIGQTLFEPIDVAGWQGNHDWINSSTLVGRWNAFEYYLWWIWENHNESLRDFAVNLAGESNDPLVITKIIIDHLLPNGLQTATDYGIATAVFKDQVPQNYFENGTWNLQWDTVPYQVIVLLLYIVRLPEFQLK
- a CDS encoding DUF1501 domain-containing protein — protein: MRSNNLHTNFDKNHDKEHAVWNRRSFLQALGLVGAGSIMLGKIPVSASTITPLSKALTASENDKILIIARLKGGNDGLNTVIPYYDYDTYANLRPTIRIKQNDSFALSNDFKMPNYMDSLQNFWEDGKMKVVHGVGYSNQSLSHFSSADIWSSAGNKGDNLQTGVFGRYHEDLYPDYLLNPPTSPPAIQIGSLSNLMFVGDEAGYAFSVANIDQLAQIAEKGTAFDVQNLPSCDYGSQLGFMRNVNNSTFNYASVINEAYIDASNDVSYEKNNISKQFALIARLIKGNLGTKIYMVTLDGFDTHADQPNKHEKLMGNFTKAISNFYADLATQSKDSDVLTMTISEFGRRSKENASNGTDHGAASTMLLFGEGLNGNGFVGNHPDLNKLNSNGNMDFTTDFRDVYATILEKWLCIDSSIVDTVLLNNYNRANLGLRCSSVIDDGTDISDVSFKHYPIYGNETVYVEFVLSTAMEVEVQLVNILGQNIGVIHKERYLKGTHRVNLNPQARRYTPGHYIYRIFAEGKSYSKSIVLVK
- a CDS encoding TlpA family protein disulfide reductase — encoded protein: MMLKKLLFTIVLFSYTIQSQTYVKGTLDPAQNYSWVVLYQLKGAKQLYVKNATISNGKFSIEFPSNASEGIYRLLYSQQNNGFIDFIYNNKSVELKFNPKNPVETLNFLTSEENKIYQNYQKESTKNKRKLDSIQLSFFNTNNETQREKLKNLYTKTYKIYNEKQKYFETLTVGKLSNHFIKSSFKYYVPHIIQTPQEYLNSEKQHYFDFVNFKDKELLNSIFLSEKVTDYVFYLNGSDDIEVQNKLYRNAINEVFKKIGDNLLLKKELLITLMYNFSQLENVVLIDYLINNFYNKLPEELKDETTINQIQDKVKLAVGKKAPDFSFEKNGKKISLSELNSAANYILVFWSTGCSHCLNEMPKLYDYTKNKTNIHVVAFAMENDDIDFNKYNSIFTAWTNILGLKKWQNPIAREYQITSTPTYFILDKDKKIIAKPEHFEDVKAFFEK
- a CDS encoding YraN family protein, with product MAKHNELGKKGEELAVQFLQKNNYKILDRNWRFKKAEVDIIAQKDAVLAIVEVKTRSSDYFGNPQDFVNQKKIKLLVEAVNEYVISKDLNIEVRFDIISILKNKNNFDIEHLEDAFLHF
- the metG gene encoding methionine--tRNA ligase, which codes for MSNFKRYTITAALPYTNGPVHIGHLAGVYIPADIYARYLRVKGNDVAYICGSDEHGVPITIKAKKEGVTPQDIVDKYHAIIKKSFHDFGISFDNYSRTTAEVHHKTASDFFKKLYNEGKFIEESSEQLFDEEANQFLADRFVIGTCPKCGNEESYGDQCEACGTSHNATDLINPKSAITGNIPTTKVTKHWYLPLNEYEKWLREWIVEGHKKDWKTNVLGQVKSWLDDGLKPRAVTRDLDWGIPVPVEGAEGKVLYVWFDAPIGYISSTKEWAAREGKDWELYWKDKNTKLVHFIGKDNIVFHCIIFPAMLKAEGSFILPENVPANEFLNLEGDKISTSKNWAVWLHEYLEDFPDKQDVLRYALTANAPETKDNDFTWKDFQARNNNELVAIFGNFINRVVVLTNKYFDGIVPQPNEFDEVDIKTLAKMNQYPVIIENSIERYRFREASQELLNLARLGNKYLADEEPWKQIKTNPERVKSILYVALQIATSLAVVCEPFLPFTSKKLKGILNVTSSAVEMSWDSIKTSKELIAPNHKINKPELLFAKIEDAEVQTQLNKLEATKQANEASTKIVEPQKETIEFDDFTKLDMRVGTIIEAVKIPKTKKLLQLKVDVGIDTRTIVSGIAESFKPEDIIGQKVTVLVNLAPRKLRGVESQGMLLMTDTPDGKLAFIEPENDSVANGEQVS